AAAGCACCATACGGCGCCTCCACATAAAACCCGAGGATATGCACCTGGGGCTGGCCGGTGTGGGCGTTGGGTAAGGTACGAACCGGGTAAACCCGGCCATCCTCTGGCCACTCGCCCACATAGTTAGCAGGACGACGAGTGGCATCTACGCAGCGGGCAAACTGCTGGACCGGAAGCGGAACGGGAAGCTTTACTTTCGACATATCCAAAGATACAGATATTTGAGATAACTAAAAAGTTTAGCCTAAATTTTTATATGATTTTTCGGGTTAAATAATGCTTTTAATGTGGTTTTAATAGAACTTATAAAATTTTGGCATTGCATGGATAATTGATAAGTCTTTACATACGAAACCGGGTGATTTGTGGATTTGCTAAATTAATTAGTAAATAGCAGCCGTCAAGCATTAACCTACCCCGGCATGAGTCTGCTGCATCTATACCGTTTGCCCGATAAGCCCTGGCCGCTACAGCTGCCGGTCATTGGCAGCACGCTTTCGGCGGGTTTCCCTTCTCCCGCCGACGACCACCTCGACCCGCCCCTCGACCTAAACCGCCACCTGTTCCGGCACCCGGCCGCCACCTTTCTGGCCCGGGTGCGCGGCAACTCCATGCTGGAAGCCGGCATTCATGATGGCGACCTGATTGCCATTGACCGCGCACTCACGCCCCGCGACGGGCACGTGGTAGTAGCCGTGGTAGAGGGCGAGTATACCATTAAGCGCCTGCGGCAGGAGGGCCCGCGCTTGTGGCTGGAGCCCGCCAATGCCCACTACCAAAACGTGGAAATAACCGGCGACATGAGCTTTACCGTGCGCGGGGTAGTCACGCACGTCATTCACGCCCTGCCACCCACCTGCTGAGTTTTCCTGGCCTATGTTTGCTCTGGTTGATTGCAACAACTTCTATGTGTCCTGCGAGCGGGTATTTCAGCCGCAGCTGGAGGGCGTGCCCGTGGTAGTGCTCAGCAACAACGACGGCTGCCTGATAGCCCGCTCCGACGAAGCCAAGAACCTGGGGTTTGCAATGGGCGAGCCATACTATCAGGCGCGGGCCCGGCTGCAGGAGCACCATGTAGAGGTATTTTCCTCCAATTATCCGCTCTATGGTGATATGAGCCGGCGCGTCACGCAGGTGCTGACCCAGTTTTCGCCCGAGGTAGAAGTGTATTCCATTGATGAGTCGTTTCTGGACCTGAGCGGGCAGCTCTATCTGTTCCCGGATCTGGCCGACTGTGCTGCGGCCGTGCGCGCCGCCGTGCGCCAGCAAACCGGTATTCCGGTCTGTGTGGGCGTAGCGCCCACCAAAACCCTGGCTAAGCTGGCCAATCGTTTAGCCCGCCATACCTCTACGGGGGTGCTGGTGCTGAACACGCCCGAGCAGCGCGCCGCGGCCCTGGCCGCTACGCCGGTAGAGAAGATATGGGGCATTGGCCGCCGCTACGCGCCCAAGCTGCTGGCCCAGAACATTCAGACCGCCGCCGATTTAGTGGCTATGCCCGAAGCCTGGGCCCGGCGGCACCTGGGCGGGGTAGTGGGCGTGCGCCTCTGGCGGGAGCTGCGCGGCGAAGTGTGCCTGGCGCTGCATGCCGGCGGGGGAGAAGAGGCCACTGCTGCCCCGGTGCGCCACAGCGTAACCTGTACCCGCTCTTTTGGTCGGCCGCAAACCGGGCTGGGGCCGCTGGCCGAGGCCATGGCTATGTTTGTGGAGCGGGCCGCCGAGCGCCTTCGCCGGCAAGGGCTGTCGGCGCATCTGCTCACCATTATTCTGGGTACAAACCGGTTTACGGCTGGCGGGCCGCACACCCAAACCCTGGTGCTACCCCTCACTACGGCTACTAATGATACCGCTGCCCTTACCAAAACCGCCCTGCGTGCGCTGCGCCAGCTGCGACAGGCGGGCGTAGCCTACCAGCGAGCTGGGGTGCTATTGAGTGGGCTGGAGCCGGCCGGGTGTGCACAGCTGGATTTATTCGGGGCCTCCGCCAAAGACCAGGAGCAGCGCCAGCAGCTGATGGCTACCCTGGACGGGCTAAACCAGCGTTTTGGGCGCAGCATGGTGCAGCTGGCCGCAGCAGGCACTGCCCAAAGCCGGCAGGTCTGGGGCGGGCGGCAGGCCCGCCGCTCTCCGGCCTTCACTACCAGCTGGGATGAGCTTTGGACGGTTGGCTAACCCAGACTATGGTTGGGTTACCAATACTTTGCGCGTGAGCAACGCCTCCTTACCTTGTAGCTGTACAATGTAAACCCCTGGCTTCAAGCCCTGCAGTTGGAGGGTAGCGTTGGTCTGGTGCGCCGGCCAGCTTTGCTGCCGCACCACGCGCCCCACCCCGTCCAGCACGATTACCCGCTCCGCCGCAAACCCAGCCGGAACCGACACATACAGCAGGCCCGTAGTGGGGTTGGGGAACAGCTGCCATAGCGTGGCCTGCGCCGGCTGTACCGGTAGGGCCAGGGTGTTGTACCAGTCCTGGGCGGTGTTGCCGGTGGTCAGCAGGCTATCCAGCGTGCCGGCTGCCAGCACCGCAAACGCTACCATAACCGAGTCGCCGGGGGCCAGCTGGGGTATTTTGGCGCCCAGCATATAGGACACATCGGCGCCGGTGGAGGTTTGGCCGGCTGCGCGGTTGCGGGTGCCGGTTGCCAGCATCCGAAACTTCTCGGCATCACTAAACCCGTTATAAATACGCACTGCCGAATCCGCCGGGGCCGCATTGTCGGCGGCATAGAAGGACGGTGCCCCGCCCCGCAGCAGGGTTACGCCGGCGTAATGCTTCGGGTTCTTGCGCTCGGTTACATAGCCCAGGCGGCGCTCCTCGTCCCAGGCCGCCTCGTTGCCGGCCGGGTTGGGCAGCAGGTCCCAATCCATATACAAACCAGCATGCAGGGGCTTCAGCGTATCAGGCGTGATGTTGGTCAGCCGATATTCCAGCACGATAAAATTACGCCGCTCAGTAGGCTCGGCCCAG
The Hymenobacter sp. DG25B genome window above contains:
- a CDS encoding LexA family protein, which translates into the protein MSLLHLYRLPDKPWPLQLPVIGSTLSAGFPSPADDHLDPPLDLNRHLFRHPAATFLARVRGNSMLEAGIHDGDLIAIDRALTPRDGHVVVAVVEGEYTIKRLRQEGPRLWLEPANAHYQNVEITGDMSFTVRGVVTHVIHALPPTC
- a CDS encoding Y-family DNA polymerase, whose translation is MFALVDCNNFYVSCERVFQPQLEGVPVVVLSNNDGCLIARSDEAKNLGFAMGEPYYQARARLQEHHVEVFSSNYPLYGDMSRRVTQVLTQFSPEVEVYSIDESFLDLSGQLYLFPDLADCAAAVRAAVRQQTGIPVCVGVAPTKTLAKLANRLARHTSTGVLVLNTPEQRAAALAATPVEKIWGIGRRYAPKLLAQNIQTAADLVAMPEAWARRHLGGVVGVRLWRELRGEVCLALHAGGGEEATAAPVRHSVTCTRSFGRPQTGLGPLAEAMAMFVERAAERLRRQGLSAHLLTIILGTNRFTAGGPHTQTLVLPLTTATNDTAALTKTALRALRQLRQAGVAYQRAGVLLSGLEPAGCAQLDLFGASAKDQEQRQQLMATLDGLNQRFGRSMVQLAAAGTAQSRQVWGGRQARRSPAFTTSWDELWTVG